The region GCAGCATTGAAGCGTTAGATACCCCCGTTTCGCGTAAAACCTTACATTGCAACAGCCCATGTCGAGATAAAACCGCGAGAAAAAATGATCCTTATTGGTAGGAAAGTGGCAAGGATTTCCGCAATGTCATCCTTTTGCGACAATTCCGGGCCCCGGTTTTGTAAAAGATCAAAGATGTGTTGACATTTGTACCTGATAGGTGTCAGATAAAAATCTCGTCTTTTATTTCCAACTCTCATCTGAAAGGCAGGTTGGATATGACATCTAAGCGCTTCGGTTTCACGTTAGTCGAGCTTCTGGTTGTTATCGCCATTATTGGAGTTCTGATTGCCTTGCTGCTTCCCGCGGTGCAACAAGCACGCGAGGCAGCCCGGCGGATGCAATGTTCCAACCACATCAAGCAGATCGTGCTCGCCACGCACACCTATCACGATGTCTACAATTCGTTCCCGATCGGATCGAGTCAGTACAACCACACCGGGCTGGTCGGCGATCGTGGTTTCATGGGCTGGGGAATTGGGATTCTGAATTACATCGAGCAACAGAATCTGTTTGAGCGGTACGACTCGACGCGGGACTCGCTTTCGTCGGTCAACGCCCAAGTCCGCGAGACACCCATTGCCACCTACAACTGCCCCAGCGACATCGACACAGGTCAGCTGCATACGCCAGAATCGGGAACTTGTTGCAGCCGCGTTTATGCATCGAGCAGTTACCGCGGAGTCTCCGGCCGCTCGGATGGATCGCGATACTGGGACGATGCGCGTCACTTCGGTGGCACGAATTCTCAGGACAAAGGGGTTTTCCCGGCGCTGTCGGACGGCGGCCGTCCAACCTATTTCGGGGAAGTGACCGACGGTACAAGCAACACGTTGATGATCGGTGAAGCACACACCACGACCCATCCAACGCGTGGCACGTTCTGGGCACACACCTATACATCGTACGCGTTGTCGTCGATCACGGTCGGTTATCCGGTGCCATCCTTCGGTATCACCGATTACGAAGTCTGTGCGACGACGGCGAATGACTTGGGTGTTTCGACCGATGCGTGCAAACGATTCTTCGGGGCAATGCACCCTGGCGGTGTTCAGTTTGGCCGCGTCGATGGTAGCGTCAGCTTCGTTCCCGAAACGATCGATCAAATCGTGTTGGGGAACCTGGCTACGATCTCGGGAAGTGAAGTCGTTCCTGGTGCCTAGTCGCAGTCGATCGATGAACGTAAACGCTCTGCGGTTTCCACTTCTCTGCGTGGAGCGTTGGCTCTTATTTATTCGTATCTAACTGAACTAGGGAAAAGCATGAATGTCTCATCCAGTTCTGTCGCGGTCAGAATTCGACATGCCGTATCTCAAGGGATGGTTGTCATCTTCGGCTGCTTGATGGTGATGTTGATTAGCGGCTGCGGAAGCGAAGCGTACGCGCCCGTCAGTGGTATAGTAAACTTCGACGGTCAGCCCCTTGCCGACGCAAAGCTCATCTTTGAGCCGATTGGCGACAGCACGGGGAACTCGAGTGGAAAGCCTTCCTACGGAAAAACCGACAGCTCTGGGCAATTCTCGCTTCGGTGTCCGCAGGAAGATGTTGAAGGGGCCGCAGTCGGTCAGCATCGCGTGCGAATCGTGACAACGAAAGCGCAGGAGTATTCCGAAAAGCAAATGACGCAAGCCAAGCAGCGTCTCGAGAAGCAAGAGGTTGCCAATGGTAACGAAAATCCAAACGTTACCGATGAGATGGTCAAAGCTTATCTGAGCGATGCGATTCCGAACATGTCGAAAGAAACATTGCCGGCGAAATACAACCTTCGTACGGAACTGAAATTCACGGTTGAGTCTGGCAAAGAGAATGTCGCCAACTTCGATCTCGAGGGGCGTTAGTCCGCCAAGAAACAAAAAAAGGACCGCACTAGGTAGGCGGTCCTTTTTTCTTTGCGGCGTTGCTATTTCAGTTCTTTGTTCAGCAGATCAAGCAGCATGGCCCACGACTTTTCGTCGGCTTCTTTGTTGTACTGCATGCCAGGGTTGTTGTGCTTGCCGGAGTC is a window of Bremerella sp. TYQ1 DNA encoding:
- a CDS encoding DUF4198 domain-containing protein, yielding MNVSSSSVAVRIRHAVSQGMVVIFGCLMVMLISGCGSEAYAPVSGIVNFDGQPLADAKLIFEPIGDSTGNSSGKPSYGKTDSSGQFSLRCPQEDVEGAAVGQHRVRIVTTKAQEYSEKQMTQAKQRLEKQEVANGNENPNVTDEMVKAYLSDAIPNMSKETLPAKYNLRTELKFTVESGKENVANFDLEGR
- a CDS encoding DUF1559 domain-containing protein, with translation MTSKRFGFTLVELLVVIAIIGVLIALLLPAVQQAREAARRMQCSNHIKQIVLATHTYHDVYNSFPIGSSQYNHTGLVGDRGFMGWGIGILNYIEQQNLFERYDSTRDSLSSVNAQVRETPIATYNCPSDIDTGQLHTPESGTCCSRVYASSSYRGVSGRSDGSRYWDDARHFGGTNSQDKGVFPALSDGGRPTYFGEVTDGTSNTLMIGEAHTTTHPTRGTFWAHTYTSYALSSITVGYPVPSFGITDYEVCATTANDLGVSTDACKRFFGAMHPGGVQFGRVDGSVSFVPETIDQIVLGNLATISGSEVVPGA